One Methylobacterium sp. 77 DNA window includes the following coding sequences:
- a CDS encoding CmpA/NrtA family ABC transporter substrate-binding protein, with the protein MALFDDPFNAKLTLKRGGCSCGAHHNQAEHDAAGPTGEAQIARAVEGAVMRALFPEDAQRRAFLKSVGAATALAAVSQFFPTKFAAEAFALGAKPEKTDLKVGFIPITCATPIIMAKPMGFYEKQGLNVEVVKTAGWAVIRDKTLNKEYDAAHMLAPMPIAISLGVGSNPVPYTMPAVENVNGQAITLAMKHKDRRDPKDWKGFKLAVPFDYSMHNYLLRYYLAEAGIDPDTDVQIRAVPPPDMVANLRADNIDGFLAPDPVNQRAVYDGVGFIHILSKEIWDRHPCCAFAASQDFVTQTPNTYAALLRAVIEATAYASKIENRKEIAAQIAPANYLNQPVTVVEQVLTGTFADGLGNVRKVPDRVDFDAFPWSSFAVWIMTQMKRWGQIKGDVDYKAVAEKVYLATDAARLMKEAGLTPPTATSKSFSVMGKVFDPAKPEEYLNSFTIKRAG; encoded by the coding sequence ATGGCGCTCTTCGACGATCCGTTCAATGCCAAGCTGACCCTGAAGCGTGGCGGTTGCTCGTGCGGAGCCCATCATAACCAAGCCGAGCACGACGCGGCGGGACCGACCGGTGAAGCGCAGATCGCGCGTGCCGTCGAGGGCGCGGTGATGCGGGCTCTGTTCCCCGAGGATGCGCAGCGGCGCGCCTTCCTGAAGAGCGTCGGAGCCGCCACGGCGCTGGCCGCCGTGAGCCAGTTCTTCCCGACGAAATTCGCGGCCGAGGCCTTTGCCCTCGGGGCCAAGCCGGAGAAGACCGACCTGAAGGTCGGCTTCATCCCGATCACCTGCGCCACCCCGATCATCATGGCGAAACCCATGGGCTTCTACGAGAAGCAGGGTCTCAACGTGGAGGTGGTGAAGACCGCCGGCTGGGCAGTGATCCGCGACAAGACCCTGAACAAGGAATACGACGCCGCCCACATGCTAGCACCGATGCCCATCGCCATCTCGTTGGGCGTTGGTTCGAACCCCGTCCCCTACACGATGCCGGCAGTGGAGAACGTCAACGGCCAGGCGATCACCCTGGCGATGAAGCACAAGGACAGGCGCGACCCGAAGGATTGGAAGGGTTTCAAGCTCGCGGTGCCGTTCGACTATTCGATGCACAATTACCTGCTGCGCTACTATCTCGCCGAAGCCGGAATCGATCCCGATACCGACGTGCAGATCCGCGCGGTGCCGCCCCCGGACATGGTCGCCAATCTGCGGGCCGACAACATCGACGGCTTCCTCGCCCCCGACCCGGTCAACCAGCGCGCGGTCTATGACGGTGTCGGCTTCATCCACATCCTGTCGAAGGAGATCTGGGACCGGCACCCGTGCTGCGCCTTCGCCGCCTCCCAGGATTTCGTCACCCAGACCCCGAACACCTACGCCGCCCTCCTCCGCGCCGTGATCGAGGCGACGGCCTACGCGTCGAAGATCGAGAACCGCAAGGAGATCGCCGCGCAGATCGCACCGGCGAACTACCTCAACCAGCCGGTGACAGTGGTGGAGCAGGTGCTCACCGGGACCTTCGCCGATGGCCTCGGCAACGTCCGCAAGGTGCCCGACCGCGTCGATTTCGACGCATTCCCGTGGTCGTCCTTCGCGGTCTGGATCATGACCCAGATGAAGCGCTGGGGTCAGATCAAGGGGGATGTCGACTACAAAGCGGTGGCCGAGAAAGTCTACCTCGCCACCGACGCCGCCAGACTGATGAAGGAGGCCGGCCTCACCCCACCGACGGCGACCTCGAAGTCATTCTCCGTGATGGGCAAGGTTTTCGACCCGGCCAAGCCGGAGGAATACCTCAACTCCTTCACGATCAAGCGGGCGGGGTAA
- a CDS encoding sigma 54-interacting transcriptional regulator — protein sequence MTGPASLTFPGSPYGPAFDSAAEAMLVLDPVSDAIRDANPAAARLLGYDLDVLRGMRVTALHPDQVPTLIVFTQAVQARGRDWTHALSPRHAEGHGLNVECSGTLLPGEPTLLLVSLFDLDERRRRLVDTEADAHMRAGLSEWQRMERIFRDIERENQLILRAAGEGIYGVNAEGVTTFINPAAERMLGWDAIDLVGRDMHATVHHSHPDGCHYPHQDCPIYAAFRDGAVHQVDTEVFWRRDGTPIFVEYTSTPIRDRGRLLGAVIVFRDISQRREADERLRQALAEVDSLRERLELENAYLREEIREGGHHQGIIGRSPAIEATLRQIDLVAGTDATVLVTGESGTGKELIARAIHEASRRRDRPLIRVNCAAIPRELFESEFFGHARGAFTGALRDRVGRFELADGGTLFLDEVGEIPIDLQGKLLRVLQERQFERIGEERTRLVDVRLVAATNRDLRAEVKRGRFREDLYFRLNVFPIAAVPLRERREDIPLIAQHFIQGVARRLNVPDLRLTEGDVRRLVRYDWPGNVRELENIIERAAILAVRGRMRFDLPDAEGAGPAEGRRVQGPASTGAAPATEAERRARDRADISDALILSKGRVFGAGGAAELLGVKPTTLASRIKAHGLGGVGRVGGKT from the coding sequence ATGACTGGCCCGGCATCACTCACGTTTCCCGGCTCACCCTACGGCCCCGCTTTCGACAGCGCGGCCGAGGCGATGCTCGTGCTCGATCCGGTGTCGGACGCGATCCGGGACGCCAACCCGGCCGCCGCACGGCTTCTCGGCTACGATCTCGACGTCCTGCGGGGGATGCGCGTCACCGCTCTGCATCCCGATCAGGTTCCGACCCTGATCGTGTTCACGCAGGCCGTCCAGGCGCGCGGACGCGACTGGACGCACGCCCTCTCGCCGAGGCATGCGGAGGGGCATGGCCTCAACGTCGAATGCAGTGGCACCCTCCTGCCGGGCGAGCCGACGCTTCTCCTCGTCAGCCTGTTCGATCTCGACGAGCGCCGCCGCCGCCTCGTGGATACGGAGGCCGATGCGCATATGCGCGCCGGACTGAGCGAGTGGCAGCGGATGGAGCGGATCTTTCGCGATATCGAGCGCGAGAACCAGCTCATCCTGCGCGCGGCCGGCGAGGGGATTTACGGCGTCAACGCCGAGGGCGTCACCACCTTCATCAATCCGGCAGCCGAGCGGATGCTGGGCTGGGACGCGATCGACCTCGTCGGACGCGACATGCATGCCACCGTCCATCACAGCCATCCGGACGGCTGCCACTACCCGCACCAGGATTGCCCGATCTACGCCGCCTTCCGCGACGGAGCGGTGCATCAGGTCGATACCGAGGTGTTCTGGCGCCGGGACGGCACGCCGATCTTCGTGGAATATACATCGACGCCGATCCGCGACCGGGGCCGCCTTCTCGGCGCGGTGATCGTGTTCCGCGACATCAGCCAGCGGCGCGAGGCCGACGAGCGTCTGCGCCAGGCCCTCGCCGAGGTCGATTCCCTGCGCGAGCGCCTGGAGCTCGAGAATGCCTACCTGCGCGAGGAAATCCGCGAGGGCGGGCACCATCAGGGCATCATCGGCCGCTCGCCGGCGATCGAGGCGACCCTTCGGCAGATCGACCTCGTCGCCGGCACCGACGCCACCGTCCTCGTCACCGGTGAATCCGGCACCGGCAAGGAGCTGATCGCCCGCGCCATCCACGAGGCGAGCCGGCGCCGCGACCGGCCGCTCATCCGGGTGAACTGTGCCGCGATCCCCCGCGAATTGTTCGAGAGCGAGTTCTTCGGTCACGCCCGAGGCGCCTTCACCGGAGCCTTGCGCGACCGGGTGGGGCGTTTCGAGCTCGCCGATGGCGGCACCCTGTTTCTCGACGAAGTCGGTGAAATCCCCATCGACCTTCAGGGCAAGCTGCTGCGCGTGTTGCAGGAGCGGCAGTTCGAGAGGATCGGCGAAGAGCGCACCCGCCTCGTCGATGTGCGCCTCGTCGCCGCCACCAACCGCGACCTCAGGGCCGAGGTGAAGCGGGGCCGCTTTCGTGAGGATCTCTATTTTCGCCTCAACGTCTTTCCCATCGCCGCCGTCCCCTTGCGTGAGCGGCGGGAGGACATCCCCCTCATCGCCCAGCACTTCATCCAGGGTGTAGCGCGACGCCTCAATGTGCCGGACCTGCGCCTCACGGAGGGCGATGTCCGCCGGCTGGTGCGCTACGACTGGCCCGGCAACGTCCGCGAACTGGAGAACATCATCGAGCGGGCGGCGATCCTGGCCGTGCGCGGGCGGATGCGGTTCGACCTTCCCGATGCCGAGGGCGCCGGTCCCGCCGAGGGACGCCGCGTGCAGGGCCCAGCTTCGACCGGTGCCGCTCCCGCGACCGAAGCGGAGCGACGGGCACGCGATCGTGCCGATATCTCAGACGCTCTCATCCTCAGCAAGGGCCGCGTGTTCGGGGCCGGGGGAGCCGCCGAACTCCTCGGCGTCAAGCCGACGACGCTCGCATCCCGCATCAAGGCGCATGGACTCGGAGGGGTGGGCCGCGTGGGCGGGAAGACCTGA
- a CDS encoding PilZ domain-containing protein → MSDRRSGARYKVILPALCWNRNRPDFYAVTDDLSFDGIRFKSSVVPSVNERLTCSIRHAGSLEAIVVRAEAEAFAVRVLSADHPLGLVVQSLLDLAKSQNPPPVVTRIDPRIVPDKQDVLVTTEAGSMLPGRLINISASGAAVSMEEPLEVGTLITIGRTRARVARRFENGIGAAFLSPFRHDAVGPHVVL, encoded by the coding sequence ATGAGCGACAGGCGATCGGGAGCACGGTACAAGGTCATCCTTCCGGCTCTGTGCTGGAACCGGAATCGACCCGATTTCTATGCGGTTACCGATGATCTTTCATTCGACGGTATTCGCTTCAAGTCGTCCGTGGTGCCGTCGGTCAACGAGAGGCTCACCTGCAGTATCCGGCATGCCGGATCCCTTGAGGCCATCGTCGTGAGAGCCGAGGCCGAGGCGTTCGCCGTCCGCGTCCTCAGCGCCGATCATCCCCTCGGCCTGGTGGTCCAGAGCCTCCTCGATCTCGCCAAATCCCAGAACCCGCCGCCCGTGGTGACGCGCATCGATCCACGGATCGTCCCGGACAAGCAGGATGTGCTGGTCACGACGGAGGCCGGATCGATGCTGCCCGGACGTCTCATCAACATCTCGGCATCGGGCGCGGCGGTCTCCATGGAAGAACCCCTCGAGGTCGGCACGCTCATCACCATCGGCCGAACCAGGGCCAGGGTCGCGCGCCGGTTCGAGAACGGCATCGGCGCAGCCTTCCTCTCGCCGTTTCGTCACGACGCGGTCGGGCCGCATGTCGTGCTCTGA
- a CDS encoding ring-cleaving dioxygenase, whose translation MSDNGLHHVTAYAGDIQRNLDFYRRVLGLRLVKKTVNFDDPSTYHLYYGDASGHPGTILTFFPIEHAARGRIGIGETQETAFRVSRASIGWWTHRLIEKGVDHDALVQAFGEPVLRLRDPDGMPLALVGVDDAQEATTAWTGGDVPAEHAIRGFHGVTLLLSEAGPTAEILTGVFGFSEAGREGSATRYATGGGVGGFVTLKAVGEFLRGRPGAGSVHHIAFRAKDDAEQAAMVAALTGQYGLQVTEQRDRAYFRSVYFREPGGVLFEIATDVPGFAVDEPANALGEALKLPAFLEPHRARIEDALPAIA comes from the coding sequence ATGTCCGACAACGGCCTCCACCACGTCACCGCTTACGCCGGCGACATTCAGCGCAACCTCGACTTCTACCGGCGCGTGCTCGGCCTGCGCCTGGTCAAGAAGACCGTCAATTTCGACGACCCGTCGACCTATCACCTGTATTACGGCGACGCGTCCGGCCATCCCGGCACGATCTTGACGTTCTTCCCTATCGAACATGCGGCGCGGGGACGGATCGGCATCGGCGAGACCCAGGAGACCGCGTTCCGTGTCTCCCGCGCCTCCATCGGCTGGTGGACGCACCGGCTGATCGAGAAGGGCGTGGACCATGACGCTCTGGTGCAGGCCTTCGGTGAGCCGGTTCTGCGGCTGCGCGATCCCGATGGGATGCCGCTCGCCCTGGTCGGCGTCGATGATGCCCAAGAGGCGACGACGGCCTGGACCGGCGGTGACGTTCCCGCCGAGCATGCCATCCGTGGCTTCCATGGTGTCACCCTGCTCCTGAGCGAGGCGGGGCCGACCGCTGAGATCCTCACCGGGGTGTTCGGCTTCTCCGAGGCCGGACGCGAGGGGTCGGCCACCCGCTATGCCACCGGCGGCGGCGTCGGCGGGTTCGTGACGCTCAAGGCGGTGGGCGAGTTCCTGCGCGGCCGGCCCGGTGCGGGCTCGGTCCACCACATCGCCTTCCGCGCGAAGGACGATGCCGAGCAGGCGGCCATGGTGGCGGCGCTCACCGGCCAATACGGGCTCCAGGTGACCGAGCAGCGTGACCGCGCCTATTTCCGCTCGGTCTATTTCCGCGAACCCGGCGGCGTGCTGTTCGAGATCGCCACCGACGTCCCGGGCTTTGCCGTCGACGAGCCGGCCAACGCCCTGGGCGAAGCGCTCAAGCTGCCCGCCTTCCTCGAACCGCACCGCGCGCGGATCGAGGACGCCCTTCCGGCTATCGCCTGA
- a CDS encoding alpha/beta hydrolase has protein sequence MTNPSPSFVHRFEPATKAGSPPLLLLHGTGSDEHDLLPLGRAVAPGAALLSPRGPVLENGMPRFFRRLAEGVFDEADLRRRAGELAAFIAEARTIYGIAAPVALGFSNGANIAAALLLLHPGVLAGAALLRPMMPLVEPPSPDLAGTPVLILSGVADPIVPAENAARLATTLARAGADVAHDILPAGHGLSQADVSAVQAWMARALTVRGA, from the coding sequence ATGACCAATCCGTCCCCGTCCTTCGTTCACCGCTTCGAGCCTGCGACCAAGGCCGGCTCTCCACCGCTCCTGCTGCTTCACGGCACCGGCAGCGACGAGCACGACCTGCTGCCGCTCGGCCGCGCCGTGGCGCCCGGCGCGGCTCTCCTGTCGCCTCGTGGGCCGGTGCTGGAGAACGGCATGCCGCGGTTCTTCCGGCGCCTCGCCGAGGGTGTCTTCGACGAGGCGGACCTCCGACGTCGCGCGGGCGAACTCGCTGCCTTCATCGCGGAAGCGCGGACGATCTACGGCATCGCGGCGCCCGTGGCGCTCGGCTTCTCGAACGGCGCCAACATCGCCGCTGCTCTCCTGCTGCTCCATCCGGGCGTGCTCGCGGGAGCGGCGCTATTGCGGCCGATGATGCCGCTCGTCGAGCCACCCAGTCCGGACCTGGCGGGAACGCCGGTCCTGATCCTGTCGGGCGTGGCCGACCCGATCGTGCCGGCGGAGAATGCCGCGCGCCTCGCGACGACCCTGGCTCGCGCAGGCGCGGATGTCGCGCACGACATCCTGCCGGCCGGGCACGGATTGAGCCAAGCCGACGTCTCGGCGGTTCAGGCGTGGATGGCCCGGGCGCTCACGGTCCGAGGCGCGTAG
- a CDS encoding glycosyltransferase family 4 protein encodes MNVIIVADHSFINGGQAKVAIESALGLAARGNRVVFFSAVGPADPRLAAAGIEVIVLGQTDVALTSSLASFGVQWLWNRPAAIRLEALLAGYDPSDSVVHVHGWAKALSPSVGPVLMATTVPVVFTMHEYYLACPNGGFYDYPVSSACHRTPLSPACIAHNCDSRSYTRKLMRVGRHALMRYSGMIGSVATVITISRLQKTVLAPYLPKRTRYYEVSNPVDAKPLGRKTGPTLGDIIFVGRVSPEKGANVFAEAARIAGLEAVFVGDGPQRAQLESDYPGARFLGWKNPDEVKALMRSARALVFPSVWYEGQPLTVLESLAAGTPVIVSDICAGREAVEDGVNGLWFASGKPESLAAALTRLADDGEARRMSDAAYDMFWTDPLTLDRHLDGIEDVYRRSLAYAPRTVSARAIHA; translated from the coding sequence ATGAACGTCATCATCGTCGCCGATCATTCCTTCATCAATGGCGGTCAAGCGAAGGTCGCCATCGAAAGCGCCCTCGGGCTCGCCGCGCGCGGCAACCGGGTCGTCTTCTTCTCCGCGGTCGGCCCGGCGGATCCCCGCCTCGCGGCAGCCGGGATCGAGGTGATCGTGCTCGGCCAGACCGACGTGGCGCTCACTTCCTCGCTCGCCAGTTTCGGGGTGCAGTGGCTCTGGAACCGTCCGGCGGCGATCCGGCTCGAAGCCCTCCTCGCCGGCTATGATCCGAGCGACAGCGTGGTCCATGTCCATGGCTGGGCCAAGGCCCTGTCACCGTCAGTCGGGCCGGTCCTGATGGCGACGACGGTGCCGGTGGTGTTCACCATGCACGAATACTATCTCGCCTGCCCCAATGGCGGGTTCTACGATTACCCGGTCTCGTCCGCCTGCCACCGGACCCCGCTCTCCCCCGCCTGCATCGCCCATAACTGCGACTCGCGCAGCTACACCCGCAAGCTGATGCGGGTCGGCCGCCATGCCCTGATGCGCTATTCCGGCATGATCGGCAGCGTGGCGACGGTGATCACGATCAGCCGGCTGCAGAAGACCGTCCTCGCGCCCTACCTGCCGAAACGGACACGCTATTACGAAGTCTCCAACCCGGTGGACGCGAAGCCGCTGGGACGGAAGACGGGACCCACACTCGGCGACATCATCTTCGTCGGACGGGTCTCGCCGGAGAAGGGTGCAAACGTCTTCGCCGAGGCCGCCCGTATCGCCGGTCTGGAGGCCGTCTTCGTCGGCGACGGCCCGCAGCGCGCGCAGCTGGAGTCCGATTATCCGGGAGCCCGCTTCCTCGGCTGGAAGAATCCGGACGAGGTCAAGGCGCTCATGCGTTCGGCCCGCGCCCTCGTCTTCCCCTCGGTCTGGTACGAGGGCCAGCCGCTCACCGTGCTCGAATCCCTGGCGGCGGGGACGCCGGTGATCGTCAGCGACATCTGTGCCGGACGGGAGGCGGTGGAGGACGGTGTCAACGGGCTCTGGTTCGCCTCGGGCAAGCCGGAATCCCTCGCCGCCGCCCTCACCCGGCTCGCCGATGACGGCGAGGCCCGGCGCATGTCGGACGCCGCCTACGACATGTTCTGGACCGACCCGCTGACCCTCGACCGGCATCTCGACGGCATCGAGGACGTCTATCGCCGCAGTCTCGCCTACGCGCCTCGGACCGTGAGCGCCCGGGCCATCCACGCCTGA
- a CDS encoding methyltransferase domain-containing protein: protein MNMTRSNRSFPSSDILVAPRDLRSIAHDLGYSPDWNWSWENYKNMIVALTNEYDLRDHLEIGGGRDPVFQPPELLRHGIKVTINDISQKELDLAPPEFAKLCCDIASPSTIDTIGFNRFDFAYCSMVMEHVPDVAQMWRNIHGLLAPGGTALSFFPTLFAPPFVANQLMPEALSRAVLHTLFPDRKDDGGNPKFPAHYNYCRGSEAAIVPLLKQIGFREIVVLPFYGYSYFHKLPGLRQIDGAFTRLARSRDWRTFTSFAFVIARK, encoded by the coding sequence ATGAACATGACGCGTTCGAACCGGAGTTTCCCATCGTCCGATATACTGGTCGCCCCACGCGACTTACGGTCGATCGCGCACGATCTCGGCTATTCTCCCGATTGGAACTGGAGTTGGGAGAACTACAAGAACATGATCGTCGCGCTCACCAACGAGTACGACCTTCGCGACCATCTGGAGATCGGCGGCGGCCGTGACCCGGTGTTCCAGCCGCCCGAGCTTCTCAGGCACGGGATCAAGGTGACGATCAACGACATCTCGCAGAAGGAACTCGATCTCGCGCCGCCCGAGTTCGCCAAGCTTTGCTGCGACATCGCCTCGCCATCCACGATCGACACGATCGGCTTCAACAGGTTCGACTTCGCCTATTGCAGCATGGTGATGGAGCACGTCCCGGACGTGGCGCAGATGTGGCGCAACATCCATGGCCTCCTCGCGCCCGGCGGCACCGCGCTGAGCTTTTTCCCGACCCTGTTCGCGCCGCCCTTCGTCGCCAACCAGCTCATGCCGGAGGCCCTGTCGCGCGCCGTGCTCCACACCCTGTTTCCGGACCGCAAGGACGATGGCGGCAATCCGAAATTCCCGGCGCATTACAACTATTGCCGGGGCAGCGAGGCGGCGATCGTCCCGCTCCTGAAGCAGATCGGCTTCCGCGAGATCGTCGTCCTACCGTTCTACGGCTACAGCTACTTCCACAAGCTGCCGGGTCTGCGCCAGATCGACGGAGCCTTCACCCGTCTCGCCCGCAGCCGAGACTGGCGGACATTCACGAGCTTCGCCTTCGTCATCGCTCGTAAATAG
- a CDS encoding adenylate/guanylate cyclase domain-containing protein — MLPPHRWFWILILVACGGAGLLYDLMFANGAAPLAGLIYGLAVGGTTLAFDRGLILGGLQVRLRQLPAKIYVLTAELAYVLMIAGGIALGGLIVWALGLTGDALKDAIKITPRVLAYSLAVSAMLVFVIRMRDLIGGEVFVNFLVGRYHRPVREERIFLFLDVVGSTAFAETHGDLKAQAYLGAVFAALAEPVRRNHGSTDDYIGDMAMITWPMERGLKDARCIACVFDVLDRIEAEAAAWQSRFGVVPRLRAALHGGSIVTAEVGVDRHKIAYFGDTVNVTSRIEALCRPLNTEILISDDLLARLPRLPEGISARSLGAHALRGRGQPLAVSTLERAEPAIASSEPVRDVASRLAVSL, encoded by the coding sequence ATGCTGCCGCCGCACCGCTGGTTCTGGATTCTCATCCTCGTCGCCTGTGGCGGCGCCGGGCTTCTCTACGACCTGATGTTCGCCAATGGGGCCGCCCCCCTGGCCGGGTTGATCTACGGCCTCGCGGTCGGCGGGACGACCCTCGCCTTCGATCGCGGCCTCATCCTCGGCGGGCTTCAGGTGCGCCTGCGCCAATTGCCCGCCAAGATCTACGTCCTCACCGCCGAACTCGCCTATGTCCTGATGATCGCCGGCGGCATCGCGCTCGGCGGACTGATCGTCTGGGCTCTCGGCCTGACCGGTGATGCGCTCAAGGACGCCATCAAGATCACGCCGCGGGTTCTCGCCTATTCCCTGGCGGTGTCGGCGATGCTCGTCTTCGTGATCCGCATGCGCGATCTCATCGGCGGCGAGGTGTTCGTGAACTTCCTCGTCGGCCGCTATCACCGTCCGGTGCGCGAGGAGCGCATCTTCCTTTTCCTCGACGTCGTCGGCTCGACCGCCTTCGCCGAGACCCACGGGGACCTCAAGGCCCAGGCCTATCTCGGCGCGGTCTTCGCCGCCCTCGCCGAGCCGGTGCGCCGCAACCACGGCTCCACCGACGATTACATCGGCGACATGGCCATGATCACCTGGCCGATGGAGAGAGGCCTCAAGGACGCGCGATGCATCGCCTGCGTCTTCGATGTCCTCGATCGGATCGAGGCCGAAGCAGCGGCCTGGCAATCCCGCTTCGGTGTCGTGCCCCGCTTGCGCGCAGCCCTCCATGGCGGTTCGATCGTCACCGCGGAAGTCGGGGTAGACCGGCACAAGATCGCCTATTTCGGCGATACGGTGAACGTGACCTCGCGGATCGAGGCCCTGTGCCGGCCTCTCAACACCGAGATCTTGATCTCGGACGATCTCCTCGCCCGCCTTCCGCGCCTGCCGGAGGGCATCAGCGCCCGGTCGCTCGGCGCTCATGCCCTGCGGGGGCGCGGCCAGCCGCTCGCGGTCTCGACCCTCGAGCGGGCGGAGCCGGCCATCGCCAGTTCCGAACCTGTGAGGGACGTCGCTTCTCGTCTGGCCGTGTCCCTATGA
- a CDS encoding YaiI/YqxD family protein, translated as MTEPTPDRAIVVYIDADACPVKDETYRVAGRYGLHVCVVANSFITLPREPWIERVVVSDRFDAADDWIAERARPGAIVVTSDVPLASRCVKAGAEVLAPTGKPFSEAGIGLALATRNLMQDLREAGTVTGGPRPFSARDRSAFLGALDRTVMRLKRGGFG; from the coding sequence ATGACCGAGCCGACCCCGGACCGCGCGATCGTCGTGTATATCGATGCCGATGCCTGCCCGGTGAAGGACGAGACCTACCGGGTCGCCGGCCGATACGGCCTGCATGTCTGCGTCGTGGCGAACAGTTTCATCACCCTGCCACGCGAGCCCTGGATCGAGCGCGTCGTCGTGAGCGACCGTTTCGACGCCGCCGACGATTGGATCGCCGAGCGGGCCAGACCCGGCGCCATCGTCGTCACCTCCGACGTGCCTCTCGCCAGCCGGTGCGTGAAAGCCGGCGCAGAAGTCCTGGCCCCGACGGGAAAACCCTTCAGCGAGGCAGGGATCGGCCTCGCCTTGGCGACCCGCAACCTGATGCAGGACCTGCGCGAGGCGGGAACGGTCACGGGTGGCCCGCGACCTTTCTCGGCGAGGGACCGTTCCGCCTTCCTCGGCGCGCTCGACCGAACCGTCATGCGCCTGAAGCGCGGCGGCTTCGGCTGA
- a CDS encoding HD domain-containing phosphohydrolase encodes MLDGTVFLITDRPDNSDILRGELSLVADCKVIRFDAVLDITQKPIGVVSDVTLDRREAASAMRRAFAELKTADVPVICLLRNMGEISLRDAKNLGATCCLSALTTPAMIARTVMAQVIQDRAERPTRSIERGVARATEVLTRLFDGVRSNDQISLTHIDASLDPIISAVREGGLTRWLDRVWTHDDATYQHCLLVAGVAAKFSLHLGFSTDDRNHFVRAALLHDLGKARIPLSILNKPGRLDEGETTIMRTHPVIGYEKLKAAGCDLLTLGAVRHHHEMLDGTGYPDGLSGNSIGDTVRLMTICDIYSALTEKRAYKPAMPTSVAMAILSDMTGRLEGGLVQSFGEAMATAS; translated from the coding sequence ATGCTAGACGGGACAGTATTTCTGATCACTGATCGCCCGGACAATAGCGATATCCTGCGTGGAGAGCTCAGCCTCGTCGCCGATTGCAAGGTTATCCGGTTCGATGCGGTGCTCGACATCACACAAAAGCCTATCGGTGTCGTGTCCGACGTGACCCTCGACCGACGGGAGGCCGCCTCGGCCATGCGCCGAGCTTTCGCGGAGCTCAAGACCGCGGACGTTCCGGTCATCTGCCTTCTCCGAAACATGGGCGAAATCAGTCTGCGCGACGCCAAGAACCTCGGCGCGACGTGTTGCCTGTCGGCCCTGACAACGCCCGCGATGATCGCCCGTACGGTGATGGCGCAGGTGATCCAGGATCGCGCGGAACGGCCGACGCGCAGCATCGAGCGTGGCGTCGCGCGAGCCACCGAAGTCCTGACCCGCCTCTTCGACGGTGTGCGGTCCAACGATCAGATCTCCCTGACGCATATCGATGCCAGCCTCGACCCCATCATCTCGGCGGTCCGCGAAGGCGGGTTGACCCGCTGGCTCGACAGGGTGTGGACGCATGACGACGCCACCTATCAGCATTGTCTGTTGGTGGCCGGCGTGGCCGCCAAGTTCTCGCTTCACCTCGGCTTCTCCACGGACGACAGAAACCATTTCGTCCGTGCCGCCCTGCTCCACGACCTTGGGAAGGCGCGGATCCCGCTCTCGATCCTCAACAAGCCGGGCCGGCTCGACGAGGGCGAGACCACGATCATGCGCACCCACCCGGTCATCGGTTACGAGAAGCTGAAGGCGGCCGGCTGCGATCTCCTCACCCTCGGCGCCGTCCGGCATCACCACGAGATGCTCGACGGGACCGGTTATCCCGACGGCCTCAGCGGAAACTCCATCGGCGATACCGTGCGACTGATGACGATCTGCGACATTTATTCGGCCCTCACCGAGAAGCGCGCCTACAAGCCGGCTATGCCGACATCCGTCGCCATGGCGATCCTCTCCGACATGACGGGACGGCTCGAGGGCGGGTTGGTCCAGTCGTTCGGAGAAGCCATGGCCACTGCTTCCTGA